From Pan troglodytes isolate AG18354 chromosome 1, NHGRI_mPanTro3-v2.0_pri, whole genome shotgun sequence:
TCAAACATATTCAACAACCCTAGAGAGTACCCTCATGTTCCTTTCCAATCAGTTGTACACAACCCCTTTTCTGATCTTTTTCCCCTTAAATTACTTTTGACTATGTTAGAATgccatgtaaatggaatcagGTACTGTGGATCTACATTACTTAAATTAGTTCTGCTTATCTGACAAAACATCCAAAGGTGACTAGGTAAACTGTGTTatgttcatataatggaatactacttgccaataaaaagtaacaaaatgacTGACATGTGCAGCAATACACTTGACATTATACTGAGCAAAATAACCTAGATTTTAGTTGTCTTGTGTTTAGCTGTCATAAATAAAACATCTATTAAGAAGTCCTTTTTTTGCTGTTAtaatcctttgcccactttttgatggggctgtttgtttttttcttgtaaatttgtttgagttcattgtagattctggatattagccctttgtctgacaaaaacaagaaatggggaaaggattccctatttaataaatggtgctgggaaaactgactagccatatgtagaaagctgaaactggatcccttccttacatcttatataaaaatttattcaagatggataaaagacttacattttagacctaaaaccataaaaaccctagaagaaaacctaggcagtaccattcagggcataggcatgtgcaaggacttcatgtctaaaacaccaaaggcaatggcaacaaaagccaaaattgacaaatgggatctaattaaactaaagagcttctgcacagcaaaagaaaataccatcagagtgaataggcaacctacagaatgggagaaaatatcatgttttacaccataaatatatataattttgtcaattgaaaagcatttttaaaacagcatttaTACAGGCCTTCTTCACTTGTCTCCAACTCATCCAGTTCTTGCTTCAGGGGTTTTGTACACATTGTTTCTTCTGTCCTAAAGGATATCCCCTTTACCTGAAGACTTTTAATTACCCTTCAGGTTACATGCAGGTTGACTCTCAGTTTCTCTGAGAAACCAACCCTATGCCATTCGATCTAAATTAGGTTTATCTTAGTATTCTCTCCTCTATCGCCTGCATGCACTTTTTCTTCAGAGAATCAACTTAAACTGGTAAGGtattttccctcatttttctgTTTACTGGGACTATCTTGAACCAGTCAGTAAGGTCTATGAGGGCAGAGAccacatttattttgttcatcacatttatttgttttaaaacaagcAAATAGTTGGTTAGCTTCAGAGTGTACAAAAGGCATATAGAAAATGGAGaataacaaaattagaaatgataaTACTGAAGAGGTAGGTGGAAACTAGATGATAGATTCATGACAATGAAGGACCCTTGGCGTTATCTTGTAGGGCAAAGGGAGTCACTGGAGGGTTTTCCATAAGTTTTCTGGTCATTCTAGGAATCTAGCCTTCTATTAATATTAACTCAAGCCCTTTGCTTGGAATTACTTGAGATATTTCAGCAAGTAGGCAATGCTAGTAGCTTCCTTGAAGAGAGCAAATTAGTATGGTGTTTCAGGAACAAGTGTGGGGGCTAAGACACACTAGTATGTGAAGGACATACATGTGCATCAGGAGGAGAACCATAAAGTGGCTCCACCTCAAACAAAGGAAGAACAAAACAACCCCAAGTAAAGGCCAAGATATTTCAATATGTAGGTTAAGGAAATGAACTGGAGACAAAAAGGACCACCAAGATTTGTAGCAGAATGTGTGGGACCAAAGTTTTCTGTTGTctttaggaaaagaaaagtacGGATAGATGGATTTcctgctgttttcctttttttttgcttttttctttctttttgtttttttggatacATCTTTTCTTTCCTGATGTATCCAAGCTGTCTACGTCAAGACACAGCTCTCATCAGTTTAGATGCATCTTTGCTCTcatattagtttttaaattagcAATATTTAAAGCagtaaaatatacttaaatttgTTATGGAACTGTGTGCTCTGTTCTCATATCTGATTAGTCTTGTTAAAGTATCATGGAGAGTAGAAAGCCAGACTGTCTTAACTTCTGTGAGCCTCATtcttctcatatgtaaaatgttcTTATGTTACAGTGGAGCTGgacaattaaatgaaaaaaatgtataaaacacacGTTCTGCCTGGCATGTACTAGGCATTAGTagtttaaaaaatggctttttaacTAAGAGGATAGAAAGTTTGGCCGATTGTTCTTCGTAGGGCTGATTTGAATTCCTTATTTCTCAGACTATAAATCATTGGATTGAACAATGGGGTAAGGATGGTGTATGACACAGATATTAGGGTGTCTTGGCTTGAAGTGTAATTAGTCTTGGGCCTTAAGTAGATGAAAGAGGCACAACTGTAATGAACAGTTACCACAATGAGATGGGAGGCACAGGTGGAGAAGGTCTTGTATCTTCCAACAGAGGAAGGGATTTTTAGAATGGCAGAGATGATGCGGATGTAGGAGACTAGGATAAGTAGCAGAGGAATGACCAAGGCAAATACACCAAGCATGAATATGACCAGCTGACTGAAGCCGGAGTGCTGAGATGCCAGTTTAAGGACAGGGGAGATGTCACAGAAGAAGTGATGGAGCTGGTTGGAGGAGTGGAAGGGCAGATGAAATACTAGGGAGGTGGTAACCAGGGAGACAGTGAAGCCACAGGCACAGGCAGCAGCCACTAGTCCCATACACACCCCATGTCCCATGAGCACTGAGTAGCGCAGTGGGTTACAGATGGCCATATAGCGATCATAGCCCATGGCTGCCAGCAGGAAGGAGTGAGAGCAgccaaggaagaggaaggaaaacatTTGGATGGCACAGCCCAGGAAAGAAATTGTCTTCTTCTGGGACAGCAGGTCAACCAGCATCTTGGGTACAATGACAAAGGTATAGCAAATCTCAGAGCAAGAGAGGATGGcaaggaagaagtacatgggAGTATGAAGGGCTCTGTCCAGCACAATGGTGGAAATGATGATTGCATTGGTGCCCAGAGTGAACAGGTAGAGGAGCAGGAAGGTAACAAAGAGCAGCTGCTGCAGCCTGGCCAGGGATGAGAAGCCGAGGAAGACGAACTCTCTCACCACAGTCTCATTGACTTGCTCCATGGAGAGCACTTCTATAAAGGAGAGTCAGGGACAGAGGTAGAAACCAGGATCCAGAAAGGAGAGTGGAAATGTACGGGAAATTTCACACAAAGTTTGCAGGTGGCAGGCATTTCCAGATATTTGATGGAATTCTTCATTCCCCCATTAAAATGCCTGCTAAAAGAAGAATTAGGcaaaatatgcaaaagaataactGATAGCCAGTTTGGAGGCCTTCTCTAATGTGAGGAACAGGTTATCTCTCTGACCAAGGATTAGGAAATTTGCTAATAGTTTTCCTTCTTATGTAACAGATAGATTGTTGTTTTTGTCACTTACTATAAACCCAAGGCAACTCACTCTCCAAAGTGGAAAAAGTTAACTTCAGCTACCTGAAGCTGATCAGAATATAGAACgaaagaatgaataatattcAGACATAATCATGTGGACTTCAGTTTATCCAACCATGAAATGAGAAAGGAGATAAAGTATTCCATGATCTCTAAGTAAAGATGTGAGCACACATCTATTTATTGGGAACTTTTTATATCTCCAAGAGAACAGTAAGAAATACTATTGGAAGTTCCACAAGTTGAAACATTGAGTCAACagtgaaacaaaaaataacattagccggatgtggtggctcacacctgtaatcctagcactttgagaagccaaagtgggtggattgcttgaggccaggggttcaagaccagcctcggcaacatggcgaaacctagtctttactgaaagtacaaaaattagccaggtatggcagcacacacctgtaatcccagctactcgggaggctgaggcatgagattcacttgagcccgggaggcggaggttgcagtgagccaagattgtgcctctgcactccagactgggtgacacagtgagaatctgtctcaaaaataaataaataaaataaaataaaaataaataacattagtgcattagtataaagaaaaaaattcttctttcagGAAGAGAATAGTCCCCAGGGTGGTAAGGAGAGATGACTGACTTTGTGGCATTTTGCAACACACTTCACTTTTCCATGCTGAGCTAACTTGGAGAAACTCAGAGAAATAAGAGTTTTGTAGAAATGACAGAGCTTGCTACAGAGTGTGAGAGAGAATGGCACACTTGGGAATTTTGCCAGTTTCCCCTCTCCTGCTGTAAACCATAGGCTTTGTATCTTTTGTATGTTGTTATGTTAATAAGATTTCTTTTGAACATTCTGccactaaaaatattttgcaaactgccattacaaattatttctaaagTCATCTTAGGCCTAATTTTTTTCACGGGAACATTTTTCAATAACCCAACCTAATAAGTAAAAAAAGCACTATCTGGATAAAAAATCATCCAGTATGTCTTGCTGGTATCCAGTCTTCATTTATATACTTCTGAAGTTACTACATCATTTTGTGTTGGGAAATTATTGGCATCTGCTACCAGAATTTTGTTGCTgttacttttccatttttctattcaaTAGCAACTTTTTTTGTTTCCTGAACCCTAAATTAATTAATCAGGCATTCTTGAAATTCATTATATCTATTCATAGAATttggagatgattttttttctttctcacttactAGAAACTGGTCCTAAACTTAGTTAGtataattacttattttaataACGTTAGTATAACTATAAAGATATTACTATTGtacataaacatagaaaaagtaaacACAATGTATACCTccatttatatttgtgtatgagtgtgtgtgtattagttatatgtttttatatacagAAAGGTAAAAGTTTCCCTACATAATACCTCCTTCTGGACAAATGATTTCCTGTCTATTCAAAACAATGAGGAAATCTAAACTTATGGTCATTGCTTAGCCTTGCCTCATTGCTTTCCCAAAAGACTTTCATTTGAATCTTCTTTCAACTAATCAACCTCTAACCACCACTAGGCCCTCACTTGACTGAATATGATGAATAATGTAAACCATGGAAGCTGGAATTCTCTGATTCTGAAGGAGTACCTGTATCTAACTGATACCAAAGAGAATTGTTTGGATTATTTTTTGCTCAGGCACGTGAGGACAGCTGATTCTAGTCCAGTGGATTTTTACATAGTATTAATATAAATCCATAGCCTAAATGAATCATGTGATCGATATAATTGTCTTTTTATGATCTATGGATTCAGCTCCATGGTGCATCTGAGAAGGCAGCCCCCATCTGCTCAAGATGCCATTAGGGACCACCATAGTGTGTTGTCATCTGTACTGATAGAAAGACATAAgaccaggaaaataaaaattctcatcCTACAAAATACGTTCaagctgtaaaatgaagatgaaagaTCTTTAGGGTGATGTGAAAAGATTTAGGTTTCAGGTCTAGTCTTCTGTGACTTTAGATGAGGTATCTACCTtcaatatttagttttttttttaattaaagggaTAGCATAAATAGTAATGGAATAAACTGTTGGGATATGTGGAAGGCACTGAAGCAGAGGATCCCTGAACATTTTACAGAGGAATTTTGACTAAGATAGTATCGGAGTACTATGACCCCTAGGAGCCTTTCTTGCTCAGAGAATCAAAGACTCTCTAGTTAGATGATCTCAAAATCCCCTTAATTGTGATATTTTAGAACGTATGAATAGAATTCAGGCTATGATCCTTGGAGATGCTacttcagtgttttatttttctaattcctcaGATGCTCCACTGGGATTTTATGTAATCTGGATTTAAATAGAAACAAAGTAGTTGAGGGTGCTGGGTTCCCCCAAAAGAAGGCAATCTACAGAGTTTTCACGTgtaaaacttttaagaaatacaaatatttattttaaggaaaacatCAATCAGTTAGCTGAGAGAAATTATGTAAGCAGCTTCAGATAATAAAGGAGTGAAATTTTAACTTCTtagatacaaataaaaatctttaatttcTCCAGATTGCCATATTAAAATGGAGTTTAAGTACTAGATTTCAATTATACCTAAAATTATACATCCAGGAGTACACAGCAGAAACAGAAGTAGAAGAGTGAGAGATGAGAGACAAGTGGAGTATCTGTTTCATTTAATCCATGAATCCACCAATGAACAAAAAAGAGAagtagaggaggaaggaaggaaggaaagaaggaagggaggaaggaaataagaaagaaaggaaggaaggaaataaggaagaaaggaagaaaggaaggaaaagaaaaaagaaaataaaatctagctATGAGTAAGAATGACCCAATATGATCTTCAAGAAcaattcagataatttttttttttttcagaaggagtctcactctgttgcccaggctggaatgcaatggcacggtctcggctcactgcaacttctgcctcccaggttcaagaaattctcctgcctcagcctcccaggtagctgggattacaggtgcacgcaaccatgcctggctaatttttttatttttagtagagacggggtttcatcatgttggccaggttggtctcaaactcctgacctcagttgattcacccaccttggcctctcaaagtgttgggattgcaggggtgagccactacacccagccaaattCTGAGAATTATAAAGGCCATTCCCAGTCACTCTTGGTAAGTTCAGTGAAAGGTAGCCTCTGATTCTCCTTTTTAACTCTGCTACTTACCAGAAATGCCATCACTGATCTCCATGGGGGGCACAGAAAGAGACTTTCTCAAACACTACTCATCATTCAAGTCCAGTCCCCACAAATCCCCAAGCTAGGTCAATGTTCCCACTGCTCGGTAAGTACTTACATTGCTCTCTCCCTTCTAATTTAGAGAGAAGCAGCTATTCAGTATTTGGCAGTCTCCTGACAAGTAGCACCACTGCCACAAATCAGAGCCTGAGGAAATAACAGCAAATGAGAGGGAAGCTGCCTTGAGATAGAAACTCTCATCTGAATCAACAGAGCTAGCCTCCTCCATCTATCAGGACTCCCAGCTTCTCCAGATAAGTCACCATCTTCAGAAGTTCTGATGACCAACGTGGGCTGTGGTTATTAGAAGCATGTACTGTAAGCACTGGACTCCTGAGGTTAGATCTACTGCACTGGAGCTGTTGTCTTGGGGTTAATTAGGAGTCAAgttcattttggaaaaaataatgtcACCAGTTTCTCAAAGGTGGCCTCAGTTGAGGAGCCTGGGGAGTTGAAGTCATGAGCATAATTAGTCCATGTATGCTTTGAAAGTTGAGTCCATTTGAAAGTTGTGATGGATTCTGAAGGAGAGCCCACCACAATTAAGACTGTAATGCAACAGATCAAGTGGAaaatttttactgaattttaatcaGAAGACTGATGTATTTGTCCAATGACACTCAACTTCAGTGTTTCTAAGAATCAAAAGAGGGTTGAATTATGTTTTCCAGGGCACTGCCCCTAGAAACTCTAATTAAGAACATTGAGATGTTTTGCAAAAACCTAAAATTTTAGTAAGTATACCAAATTTAGTTGAGTTCTATCATCAAACAGTGTGTTATCTTATTAATGCATTTTACCAGAATGACAAAATAATATAGAGTTGTGAATTTTGTTCAAGCTAATCTATAAAGCCAATATAATTCCAACCCAAATCCATGCATAAATTTTGAAGTCACCCTGACAATCAGATTTCCAAAATTTtcatgaaattataaaacaattttgtaaAGAGCAAGTAATATAGGCCCTCACTCttcctagtaaaaaaaaaaaacaatgctttAGTAATAAAAAAGAGCACGCTATTGGTGCAGGAAGAAATAAGTagtatagagacagaaaggagagctCAGAAATTAATGTATGTGTATTTGAGAACTTGGTCTTTGGCAGAAGTGACCTCACAAGTCAGTGAGAGAATTATAATTATGTACTAAATAATACTGGGAAGCCTCTGTGTATTCCACCACTCAGAAGGAGGTGACCTGGTGGAATATGAAACGGTTTACTTGAGGCTCAGTTACTGCACTGGCTCTGTGCCAATACCTAGTACAGCCCCATGTGTCTTCCCAAAGCAGAATATACTCTGAACCAGCAGCCAAAGGATTGTGTCCATTCTCTACTAACAAGAATGTATAAGTCTGAGAACCGACGTTTAAGGGGAGATGAAATGAATCCTTCTGTTATTACTCCTAATGACTTATATGCATAAGTTTGAGCTTTGTGGATTAGAAGTGTTATTTCACAAAGGAGTGTTACTTCcaccagaaaacacaaaaatggtGATTGAGATGGCCCCTTGGCCACTTCAGTCTACTTTGTCCTTCTGTACCAGTAATCTACAGACAGAAATGAATCCcgttttttaacaaaaaataggGTGTTGCCGCTACACTACCAAGGCAGAAAATAGTATGTCTAGAATCTAGATGTTCTAGGGCATTTTTTATTACTTCATATATAAAGGCAAAATTTAATAGAAGACTAAAACAACCTAATTTAGGCAGTCACTAATAGTTCAAGCCCTTCAGAAATGTTGGGGTATTAGGTGAGTTCAAAAGAATATAAacaggtgacattttaaaaaatcataagcatCAGTGATAGTCATGTTTACTTACAGAAAAAAGGATTGCAGTAGCTGTTTTATTTTACTGCTTgctttattatgtatatatgtgtatgttgaTCATTTTCCCATCTTGTCTTAACCTACCAGTATATATAAGGTGTGTTGATGTTACAAAACATTATAATTCCATCTACAAAGAAAAGGCTatcaaataatttattgtttcatttttagagaTAAATGTGGGTATCTCTTTATGTGAGATGTATTTTCATTATATTCGTTATTACTGTTTGGAAATTTAAACATCAACAGAAGGATGGTGAATATCTAAAAGGGAAACCTGTGCTGACTATATTTTACTGATATTTAGTATCATACTTACACTTCTAAGTTCTCTGTACCACAATGTAGgaataaaaattctggaaatccTGATGTCTGTTTTCCATATCACCTTGCCAAAAGGGTTTTACGAAAAAGGAGCATTCATGAAATATGTGGATGCAGAAGGGGGAAGCCAGTTGTTTGGGGCAGGGTGATACGCCAGCACTTATCAGATTATAAATGTGGACTTTAGCCCTTCACGTTCAGATTTTCTGAGAATCACGCATCAGTACTGAAGCAGCCAAGATCATCTGTGAGGGCTTCCTGTGATCCTTGCAATTCGGAAAATCAAGAGCAGCTTTCCTGACATTTATTCTCCTAATCTTCCAATACATACATAAGCCTCTATTTTCTCTATCaaacctattattttaaattcctagaCTCTCAAAAAGTAACAGTATGTAAACCTACCTCAATCTTTGCAATAGATGCTAGAGTTGTGATTTTTGTTGTCCATAGTTGGAATAACTTTATAAatgccattttattaatttttataaatttctcagAGTTTGGATAAATGaaatagttttttgaaaaattgtgcATTACCCACAAAATGAAATTGCTGATTGAAAATCTAttcttatttcaaattttaatatgcaTTGTGTTGGCATATAATCTCCACAAAGGTTATAAAACTTATACTTTTATTAACAATATGTGAAGATGCCAATTTCTCCATAATGTATACGATGttacttttaatcttttaaattctaGCCaagatgaaatataaaaatcataccGTGCTcccatttacatttctttgattaATAGTAGAggtaagcactttttaaaaaattatcagacaCCGTTATCCaacttttgaaaattatctatttattttattttcctattacattttttctttatagatttgaGAGACTACTTGGTTCAATAATTGTGTTTGACCTTTGAATTAAAAGTGTTCCaccttgtcttttatttttattagaaaatttttaataCTAACAATTAACCTTATAGAGGATTAACTTACATCATATAAAATGTTCCCAACTTAAATGTACAGTTTGGTACATTTAAGCAATACTAAGCAACAACACTCCAATCAAATTACAAAGCATTTCTACAATGCCAGAAATCTCCCCCTCCAGCCTTGTGGTCAATTCTACCCAGATTTGGTCCCAGAAACACCCCAATCAAATTACAGAGCATTCCTACAATGCCAGaactctccccctccccacttgTGGTCAGTTCTACTCAGTCTTGGTCCCAGAAAAACAGTAATCTGTTTTCTGTTAATATGGTTTGGCCTTTTCCAGAATTTCATGTAAATCGAATCATACAGTAT
This genomic window contains:
- the OR10K1 gene encoding olfactory receptor 10K1, producing MEQVNETVVREFVFLGFSSLARLQQLLFVTFLLLYLFTLGTNAIIISTIVLDRALHTPMYFFLAILSCSEICYTFVIVPKMLVDLLSQKKTISFLGCAIQMFSFLFLGCSHSFLLAAMGYDRYMAICNPLRYSVLMGHGVCMGLVAAACACGFTVSLVTTSLVFHLPFHSSNQLHHFFCDISPVLKLASQHSGFSQLVIFMLGVFALVIPLLLILVSYIRIISAILKIPSSVGRYKTFSTCASHLIVVTVHYSCASFIYLRPKTNYTSSQDTLISVSYTILTPLFNPMIYSLRNKEFKSALRRTIGQTFYPLS